From one Dryobates pubescens isolate bDryPub1 chromosome 2, bDryPub1.pri, whole genome shotgun sequence genomic stretch:
- the LOC104305325 gene encoding protein PET117 homolog, mitochondrial — protein sequence MSRSSRAVLAISALLSAATVVAVHVQQRWERERLHSGVLRDLERQSQKKENLRLLEEQIALTKQLMEERDKALMEKGSQQS from the exons ATGTCCAGGAGCTCCCGGGCGGTGCTGGCCATCTCCGCGCTGCTCTCCGCCGCCACGGTGGTGGCCGTGCACGTCCAGCAGCGGTGGGAGCGGGAG AGGCTGCACAGCGGAGTTCTCAGAGATCTGGAGCGCCAGAGTCAGAAAAAGGAGAATCTTCGCCTCCTGGAAGAGCAGATAGCTTTGACAAAGCAGCTTATGGAAGAAAGAGACAAGGCACTAATGGAAAAAGGATCCCAGCAGTCCTAG
- the OVOL2 gene encoding transcription factor Ovo-like 2 — MPRAFLVKRRSPQPAVRSWDGLPDEERADTYIPGGIGCVLLGYEDSLESSGSSGTRDAEPSDPPTPQPGPGDLGTAEGMLLDLAVKRPVVRSKIKFTTGTCNDATVHSCELCGKGFRLQRMLNRHIKCHSQVKRHLCTFCGKGFNDTFDLKRHVRTHTGIRPYKCEVCNKAFTQRCSLESHLKKIHGVQQQYAYKQRRDKLYVCEDCGYTGPTQEDLYLHVSSVHPGSAFLKKTSKKLAAVLQNKLSPVLQRNSKEDDKDE, encoded by the exons atgcccagagccttcctggtGAAACGGCGGAGCCCGCAGCCGGCGGTGCGcagctgggatgggctgcccgaCGAGGAGAGAGCCGACACCTACATCCCAG GCGGGATCGGCTGCGTGCTGCTGGGCTACGaggacagcctggagagcagcggGAGCAGCGGGACCCGCGACGCCGAGCCCAGTGACCCCCCGacgccccagcctggccctggcgaTTTGGGCACGGCTGAGGGGATGCTGTTGGACCTGGCCGTCAAGCGCCCCGTTGTCAGGTCAAAAATTAAG TTCACCACTGGCACCTGTAACGACGCCACGGTGCATAGCTGCGAGCTGTGTGGCAAAGGCTTTCGCCTGCAGCGGATGCTCAACCGTCACATCAAGTGTCACAGCCAGGTGAAGAGGCACTTGTGCACCTTCTGTGGGAAAGGCTTCAACGACACCTTTGACCTGAAGAGACACGTCCGGACTCACACCG GAATTCGTCCCTACAAGTGTGAGGTCTGCAACAAAGCCTTCACCCAGCGCTGCTCCCTGGAGTCCCACCTGAAGAAGATCCACGGCGTGCAGCAGCAGTACGCCTACAAGCAGCGGCGGGACAAACTCTACGTGTGCGAGGACTGCGGCTACACGGGCCCCACGCAGGAGGACCTCTACCTGCACGTCAGCAGCGTTCACCCTGGCAGTGCTTTCCTCAAGAAAACCTCCAAAAAACTGGCAGCTGTTTTGCAGAACAAACTGAGCCCTGTCCTGCAGAGGAACTCCAAAGAGGATGACAAAGACGAGTGA